AAGTACTTGGGGATACCAGACATACTCCGGATAACTAACAGTGACCTGTCTTGAAGTGACTAAACCACCTGTTTCATGATCTGATGTGGACACCAACACAGTTTCAGTGTCAGAATTTTCAGCGAACTCTAAAACATACTGGAATGCCTCATCAAAGGCTAGAACCTCCCTGACTTGTGAGGCAGGGTCGTTCTGGTGGCCAGCATGATCGATTCTGGAGCCTTCCaccatcaaaaaaaaaccatttGAGTCTTTGTCCTCGCTGGAAGCTCTTTCCAAAGCATTCAAAGCCACGGTGACTTGCTCCTTGAGTGAGGGATACTCCTTTTCGTCTCTGTCGATTTCAAATGGAATATCGTTATCTGCGAAGAGGCCCAGTAACGGTAAAGTAACGTTCTCACCGTGGCTATTCAGCAAAGAATCGAAGCTTTCACGGTCGCCGACGTACTGCCAGCCATTGGACTGAGCCTCATCAATCAAATCTCTTCCATCTTTTCTAGAGCCATGATGACCGTATGGAGAAGCCTCCTCGCCCTGCGGGTAGAAATGGCTTCTGCCACCACCCATTAGTAAATCTACCACTCTTCCAAGGGGGTATCCACCCAACTGGTGTGTAGCGATGAGATCCTCTTGCCACCTGTAGTCAACATGAGAGCTAAATGAGGCTGGAGTGGCATCTGTGATTCTCGTTGTAACCACAAGCCCAGTGAGATAACCTGCCAATTTAGCTGCCTCGAGCACCGTGCCACAAGGTTTGTGATCCGGATCCACTCCGATTGCCCCATTATAACTCTTTAATGCACATGCAAATGCGGTGGCCCCCGCAGCTGAATCGGTGACTAGTGAGTCCGAAGATCTTGTTCTGGAGGAGCCGATAAAATGCTGGTCGAGTGTCAGAATGTCATTTATCTGCAAATCATGAATATGTTGATTAAATGATCTTGCCATGGACAAAGATGCGGGCCCCATCCCATCTGTGACAAAGAATATGacattcttcttcttatgCGAAGAAGAACGTAATACAAAACTGCTTGGAAATGCCAGTTGCACTAAAACTAGCAGCAACCCAATAAAGACCACCGTGGATACGATTATCTTagatctttttgaaatacGCCTCTCCCTTGAACGAGAAGTTGAGTTAGACCCAGGAACAAGACGTGTCTGTTCGCCTGCTAATGTGTGAGTCATCATGTTGTTGATGCGCGCTTATATAATGCCCACTAATACTGATATATAAATTCGTATGTAGCTGTTTGCTGGCAACGTGTGGGGTTCGAGAAATATACATTCACGAAcacttttctctttatataCCAAAAACTCTCTTGTTTTCCTCCACGCGCGAAGCTTATCGTTATCGTCGATGCTGCTATTCTTGTCGATGCTATTCTTCAGTCAGCCGCGCCTTACGAGAAGTGTACAAAGAGGAGATTCGTTGCTGTTCTTGCCACTCACTCGTCAGTTTTGCTCTCAAAGCTTCACACTTCTTGTCAATTTGCTCTTCCGAAACCGATTCATCCTCCTCTAGTCGATCGCGTAGCTCGCTAACTTGCACCTCGATCTCACGTTTCTCTAGATGGGTTTCCATCTGTTTTTGCACTGCGAGGGGCCTATTTGCCTTGTCACGGCTGGCCTTCTTAATCGCCTTTTGTTGCTGCAGTCGCTGCAGCTGACTATCTTGTGGCCTGCGCCTATTTGGGTTACTGGCAAGCGATCGCTGCACGTGGCCTGACGTAGATGATCCTTTTGCTGATTTAAGCCCTATTCCGTTGTACGACATGATCGGACGCTAGTGCAGTTCCTGCTAATGCTGAGTGATTATGTACTGGGCTCGAGATGGATTCTCTGATTATAGTACTACGCTATTACACAGTTACACCTATAGTGCTTCCCTTGACTGGAGTACTACAACCTTTGGTTTTACCCGCATGCCTgatatgtttttttttccagtttGCTGCGCCTTTTGTCTACTAgggaagaaagaaatttgatgaaaaaatcgTCAAGAAAGGAGATAATCTATCTGGAAATAATCTCGTTTATACTTCTTGTGAGTCTGAATCATTGAAAGTAAAATTCACATTCGCAAGCACTCACACTCGAACTCATGTCTATATTTCTTAGCAAGAGACTGTTGAGATTTTCCGTTTTTGCCGGTATAACTCTTGTTTTGCTATTAACACTGAGTTCTAATAGTAATACCAATCAATACGTTCCATCTAGCATAGCTTCCGCGTTTGATTTTTCGTCAAAATCGTCAGGTTCGGGAGGCATCTCCagtgaagaaaatactgTTACTGAGGAAGATGATGCTAAGAAACTACAAAATGCTTTGAATCTGGATGCAAATGATGATTCCAAAAGCATGGACGAAGAATCCAAGGCTTTAAAGGCCACTGCTGAACATGCAGATGCCCCAGTAGACACCAAAACCACCATGGATTATATCACTCCATCTTTTGATAACCACGATGGCAAGCCAAAAGCTTGTTACGTCACTTTGGTGAGAAACAGGGAATTGAAAGGTTTGTTGAAGTCAATCAAGTATGtggaaaacaaaattaacaAGAAATTTCCATATCCTTGGGTTTTCTTGAACGATGAGGAATTTACTGAAGAATTCAAGACAGAAGTCAAGAAAGCCGTTTCCTCTGAAGTTAAGTTTGGTATTCTGCCCAAGGAGCATTGGTCGTATCCTGAATGGATCGATCAAGCAAAGGCTGCTGACGTCCGTGCTAACTCCCAATATATCTACGGTGATTCGGAATCTTATAGACATATGTGTCGTTTCCAATCTGGGTTTTTCTGGAGACATGAATTATTAGACGAATACGATTGGTACTGGCGTGTGGAACCAGACATCAAATTATACTGTGATGTTAACTATGATGTTTTCAAATGGATGCAGGATAATAAGAAAGTTTACGGTTTTGCTGTTTCCATTCACGAGTATGAAATCACTATCCCAACACTCTGGGAAACATCAATGGATTTCATCCAAAAGAACCCTCAATATGTAGATAAGGACAACTTAATGAGTTTCCTTTCTGATGATAACGGCAAAACATATAATTTATGTCATTTCTGGTCGAACTTTGAAATCGCGAACTTGAACTTTTGGAGATCTCCCGCATACGGAGAATACTTCGAGGCTTTGGATCATCAAGGTGGATTCTTTTACGAAAGATGGGGCGATGCACCTGTTCATTCTATTGCCGCTGCTTTGTTTTTACCAAAAGATAAGATCCATTATTTCTCCGACATTGGATATCATCATCCACCTTATGATAATTGCCCATTGGACGACAAAGTCTATAAGGATAACAACTGTGAATGTGATCAAGGTAATGATTTCACTTTCCAGACCTATTCTTGTGGTAAACAATATTATGAAGCTCAAGGATTTGAAAAGCCTGAAAATTGGAAATCATTCCGTGACTAGATTTTTCTGATATATTGCTTCTTTGTTTTGACTTTATACTTTTTGACATGTATTTTTACCTCATTATATAGTCGGTCAACAACTCATACGACTGTGTATTTCATATTGTAAGTATTACATATTGTAAGTAAGGCTATTCTTGTGGTTTTATCATGGAATGAATATTTTCGTTCTTAATAGCGTATTCCGAAAACAGTTCAGAAATCGCTAAGATGAATGGAAGTTTCACGAAAATAAGTAAAGAGGGATCAACTATAAATAATAGAAGGTAGAAGAAGTTGAGCGAGAGATACCAAAAGATGGAAGCACTTAAGGAGATACTATCGCTCGATCAAGTTAATTTTGACCAGCTAAGAGAAGCGAGTCGAAATGAAGCAGATAAAACTGATGATCCATTTGAAAACTATTTGAAGGATTGTAACTTCAAAGCACCCTCAAATCAAGATCAATCGCCATTTGCCAAATTGAAGGCATTACAGGAAACTCATTCTAATAATGAAACAGCTATTAATGTAGTCATACCTCAACTAATTGATTATTTAACCAACTTCACTAATAGGTTATCTGATTACACACAAGATTTAGActttattaaaaaaaaatccagTGAATTACAGTCATTGCTCGAATACAACTCTACAAAGCTGGCCCACATTTCTCCCATGGTTAATGATTTGATGATTCCTCCCGACTTAATCAATGATATCgttaaaggaaaaattaatgAACGTTGGCAGGATAACATAACGTTCATAGCGGataaagaacaaatttATGATAAGTACAGGCACAATAATCATGAGCAGAATCACAAGGAAAACACCGAAAAAGCAGCTGTGATAGCACCAAAggattttgataaattgtGTCAACTCTTGGATATCCTAAAAAATGTAATTTTAGAAAGATCGAAGAGACTCattatctcaaaaataaaaatcttGAGGAGTCATCATCCCATACCATCACAAAGATTACAAACACAATTATTGaaagttcaaaaaatttttcctttcataaaagataataatcTTTCTTTAGCCCTTGAGTTACGACAGGC
The Saccharomyces mikatae IFO 1815 strain IFO1815 genome assembly, chromosome: 4 genome window above contains:
- the PHO8 gene encoding alkaline phosphatase PHO8 (similar to Saccharomyces cerevisiae PHO8 (YDR481C); ancestral locus Anc_8.501), producing the protein MMTHTLAGEQTRLVPGSNSTSRSRERRISKRSKIIVSTVVFIGLLLVLVQLAFPSSFVLRSSSHKKKNVIFFVTDGMGPASLSMARSFNQHIHDLQINDILTLDQHFIGSSRTRSSDSLVTDSAAGATAFACALKSYNGAIGVDPDHKPCGTVLEAAKLAGYLTGLVVTTRITDATPASFSSHVDYRWQEDLIATHQLGGYPLGRVVDLLMGGGRSHFYPQGEEASPYGHHGSRKDGRDLIDEAQSNGWQYVGDRESFDSLLNSHGENVTLPLLGLFADNDIPFEIDRDEKEYPSLKEQVTVALNALERASSEDKDSNGFFLMVEGSRIDHAGHQNDPASQVREVLAFDEAFQYVLEFAENSDTETVLVSTSDHETGGLVTSRQVTVSYPEYVWYPQVLANATHSGEFLKTKLVGFVHEHEGSISKIEDFIKYEILEKDLGIYDYTDNDVETLIHLGDNANAVQDKLNDMVSFRAQIGWTTHGHSAVDVNIYAYTNKKTTWSYILESLQGNHENIEIGHFLENYLELNLSKVTDLISDTKHSSDFDSAEVANEVPHYDEYYHELSN
- the CWC21 gene encoding U2-type spliceosomal complex subunit CWC21 (similar to Saccharomyces cerevisiae CWC21 (YDR482C); ancestral locus Anc_8.503); its protein translation is MSYNGIGLKSAKGSSTSGHVQRSLASNPNRRRPQDSQLQRLQQQKAIKKASRDKANRPLAVQKQMETHLEKREIEVQVSELRDRLEEDESVSEEQIDKKCEALRAKLTSEWQEQQRISSLYTSRKARLTEE
- the KRE2 gene encoding alpha-1,2-mannosyltransferase KRE2 (similar to Saccharomyces cerevisiae KRE2 (YDR483W) and KTR6 (YPL053C); ancestral locus Anc_8.505); translation: MSIFLSKRLLRFSVFAGITLVLLLTLSSNSNTNQYVPSSIASAFDFSSKSSGSGGISSEENTVTEEDDAKKLQNALNLDANDDSKSMDEESKALKATAEHADAPVDTKTTMDYITPSFDNHDGKPKACYVTLVRNRELKGLLKSIKYVENKINKKFPYPWVFLNDEEFTEEFKTEVKKAVSSEVKFGILPKEHWSYPEWIDQAKAADVRANSQYIYGDSESYRHMCRFQSGFFWRHELLDEYDWYWRVEPDIKLYCDVNYDVFKWMQDNKKVYGFAVSIHEYEITIPTLWETSMDFIQKNPQYVDKDNLMSFLSDDNGKTYNLCHFWSNFEIANLNFWRSPAYGEYFEALDHQGGFFYERWGDAPVHSIAAALFLPKDKIHYFSDIGYHHPPYDNCPLDDKVYKDNNCECDQGNDFTFQTYSCGKQYYEAQGFEKPENWKSFRD